In the Endozoicomonas sp. SCSIO W0465 genome, CAGTGATGCACACCATATGACCACAGTCTTACGAAATGGTGTTGTTGACCGAAAGCCAGAAGTGATTCTTGATGGCGAAGTTGAATTCGACGAGGTCTACATTGTAGCTGGTCACAAGGGACACCCTGAAGCATTAAAAAAATCTGGATCGTCCACCGAGAAAAAGAAGGCTTAAAGGCGCTCCGGGCCGTGGGACTCTGGAAAAAGACAAACCGCCGGTATTGGGAATGATTCAAAGGGGAGGTCAGGTCATTATCAACATGCTGTCGAACGTATACCGATGAATACAACATCTATGATGACCTTGAAAGCTGGGGCTTCAGACATAAAACGGTCTGTCACGGCAAAGGTGAGTATGCTCGTGATGATGACAAAGACGGTATTTACGAGGTGCATGTTAATACTATGGAGGGGTTTTGGTCACTTCTACGCTCGTGGCTAAGGCCTCACAGGGGAATATCCCAAGAGGCTTTACCCCTTTACCTTGGCTTTTTTGAGTGGCTCTATTTTGATTACGAACTGCTCTACAGTGAAAACTGACTGTAGGTCACGAAAAACAAGGATTGAGCAACATTACCGGACAATATGCTGACAACCTTTGTAGATAAAGGGCTTCAGCAATGTTCAACCCAGTAGCAGTCTGAAATCCTACAAGAGCCTTTTGAGTTTTTGCATAATATTGGCCGAAGAGGCAAAAGTCTTCTTCAGCCCTTAGTCAACTTGCTGGTTACATAGCAGTCTGGAATTGGAAAAGAGCCTACCCCTTTACCTTGGCTTTTTTGAGTTTTTGCATAATATTGGCCGAAGAGGCAAAAGTCTTCTTCAGCCCTTAGTCAACTTGCTGGTTACATAGCAGTCTGGAATTGGAAAAGAGCCTCTTCTGATTCGCATTTTGTGATTCGCATATTTTTCGGTCAAACAATCTGTGTGATTACAGATTGATTTATTGTCATTTAAAACAACAGGTTAACCATTCAGTTGATTTTCTGCATATACGAACTAACTTATACTGTATAAAAAAACAGTATTAAGTAGGACTTATATTAGATTGTTCTCGTCCAAAAACACAACCAATTGAAAACTGTAGATTTTATCCTGAAAAATTAAGTGGAGCCCTACTGCTATCTGGCGACTAAACTTCCCAAGAGCAAGAAACATAAGGGATTGCCAAAAACAGAGGACTCCAAATGCGCAAAAAACGCAACCCGCAGTGTAGTATGGAACTCCATTACGTACCTCATGAAATCTGCTCCCAGCTTTCCGGTATCTCGCAATGGCTTGACGCCCATCCACAGTTCAATGACTGGATTTATGAGGACTTAAGTTCTGGTGATAAACAGAACACTGGGCGGAACGGACTATCAGCAGAATCCGTTCTTCGTGCGGCACTCCTGAAACAGTATTTGAATTGTGATTATGACTACTTGTCGTTTGTTTTGATGGACTCCATGCTCTTTCGAGACTTTTGTCGCCTCGAACCAAACCAGCGCCCCAGTCGCTCCAGTTTGCATGGGCTCATCAGCCTTCTTACTGCATCTACATGGGAACGGATTAATAACTGTCAGCTAATGACCGCTAAAGATCAGGGTATTGAAAAAGGGCGCACTGTGGCTATTGACAGCACAGTCACCGAATCGGATATCAAACCTCCTTGCGACAGTGATCTTTTAGCCAGTTCCGTTAAAGAAATTTGTCGGCTGCTGGAACGGGGACAAACACTGACAGCGACACCGCTTTATGAATATACCCATCACAACCGAGCCGTAAAAGATGCGGCCAGAAAATGCATCTACGCTGGCAAAGAAGAGCGGCATCAGCATTATAAAAAACTGCTGCAGTTGACCCGAAAATCCCGGAAGGTACTTATCGAAGCTACTGTCACGCTAGCAAACGCCCGTCAGCAGGGGCAGTGTCTCCTGGCTGATGATGCCGACAAGTGGCAGGCCGATGTGGATCACCTGTTACCCCTGGTGGATGCAATAGTCTCCCAGACAGAGCGCAGGGTCTTTAAGGGTGAAAAGGTGCCAGCCCAGGAAAAAGTGGTTAGCCTGTATGAACCCCATACGGATATCATCGTAAAAGACAGGCGGCAAGTACAGTATGGCCATAAACTGAACCTGGTTCAGGGAAAAAGTCGATTGATCCTGGACCTGGTTATTGAGGAAGGTAACCCAGCGGATTCGGACCAATTCATTCCGATGATGGAAAGACAAAAAGAAATTTATGGTCGTGTACCTCGCCAGACAAGCGGTGACGGCGGATACGCGTGTCGCGCTAATTTGGAAAAAGCCAAGGCCATGGGAATCAGCGATGTAGCTTTTAATAAGAAGCGCGGACTTGAAGTCGAAGAGATGACTAAAAGTCAGTATGTGTATAAAACGCTCTTTCGCTTCCGGGCAGGTATTGAAGCGGGAATTTCGTGGCTAAAGAGATGTTTTGGGCTATCACGTTGCCACTGCAAGGGTTCTGAGCGTTTTGATTCTCATTGCTGGTTATCGGTGGTCTGTTACAACCTGGTGATTCTGGCCAGACACCCGGCACCATCCTGATAGCCACCTCCACGCTACATGAAAGTACCTTTCCAGCATGGTGGGAGGATGTTTTCTGCCTGCTTTTCGCGTTTTTCTCCAATATCCGTCCCAGATTAGAGAAAAAAAGGGAAGAGTTTTTGCGGCTCTCTGGAATTTCAGGAAATATCAAAACGCACGTACAATCTAATTATGATTGCCTGATGCGTTTTTGGACGAGAACTAGATTACAAGAACGTTTTCAAATTGCCATTCGGTCTGCCGGTTATTCTCTGTCCACCGAGCGCAGCTACTGGGACTGGACTAAACGCTTTATAAAATTTCATAAAATGCGCCATCCCGATTTATTAACTGGCGATGATGTTCGTGATTTTCTCACCCACCTGGTAATGAAAAAGCACGTTGCTGTCAGTACTCAGCAGCAGGCATTGAGTGCCCTGGTCTTTTTGTACAAACAAGTACTCGGGCGCGACAGCTTAACGATTAATGACTGGCTAAAAGCAAAACGCCCCAAAAAACTTCCTGTTGTGTTGTCGGTTACGGAAGCTACCTCTGTTTTGTCTTATCTCAAAGGGACACCGTTATTAGTCGCCCAGTTAATGTACGGTGCCGGTCTTCGGCTGAAGGAAGCTCTCCGTCTCAGGGTTCAGGATGTTGATTTTGGGCGTATGGAAATTACCGTTCGCCATGGTAAGGGTGGAAAAGACAGAATGACTTTGTTGCCCAAGGTGTCGGTTGAAGCATTACGGGCTCAGATTGAATCATCCAGGTTGCTGCACCAAAAAGCACTTGAAGAAGGTACCTGCTTTGTTCACCTTCCACATGCATTGGCCAGAAAATACCCAAATGCTGGAAAAGCAGTTTTAAGTCCTGTTGATCGCGGATGAAAACCGAAAAACGTGGGCCAGATTTTGAATCCTGAGGAAATCGGGAAACCGGAGGTGGTTCTTGTATCTCGAAGGCATCCAAGACGAAAAGCCTATTCTTACATTCTTTCACTCGAATTTTGCAACCTGGTTTTCGGTTGTTTCAGCTTGCTGATACAGAACTATTTTGGCAGTTTTCAATGGAAATCTGGTTGTTTAGCGTCCAAAAGTCGTAAATGACACCAAGACCGAAAAAGCCAATGGTAAACAGATACAAAATTCCGGATATCCATTTCCCCAGGTACATACGGTGAACACCGAATACCCCAAGGAATGTCAGTAATATCCAGGCAACAGAGTAATCATACTGACCACTATGGAAACGAAGATCTGCTTCCCGATCCATTGCCGGGATAAGGAAAAGATCAATCAGCCAGCCAATACCAAAGAGACCAAGTGTGAATAACCAGATAGTGCCTGTTACGGGCTTGCCATAATAAAAACGGTGTGCCCCAAGAAACCCAAAAATCCAAAGAATATAACCGATAACTTTACTATGAGTGTCGTTCATTGTTAGCACCTGAACCATTGACTATGGTAATTGAAGAGCCTTAAGTCCGACAGGCTCCTTGACGGAGGGAACAAAATGATGCGAGACAAGTCTGATGTTTAAAACCCTATTTTCTCAACAGAAACAACAGGGTTTATGCTTCCCTTATCCGGAAGCTTAAATCAGAAAATGATAAAACCACTCCCTGAAGCACACCCACGCTACCGCCCCTCTATTCCATTTCCTAGAGTATTGAGGCAGTTATGATTTGTACGACAGTTTATGTGCAGCTGCATAGACAATAAATAGTACCATCGAACAGATTTCCGAGGTATTTTTTGCTCATGTTTTATTTATCACTGACAGCTGTCATGCATTATTGCAGATCCGGGGAGTCGGCATAGGGTCGTTTGCAGGCAAGGTAGAGGTCAGGCACAATGGTCTGTGCCGACCTTGGGAAAAAAATCTCATCAGAACGACTGAGAAGTTATTATGAAGTGCCCTGTGACCTCGACACAGTCGGGCCAATATAGCAATTATTACCAGCAGGGAATATTGCTGTTTTTAATATGATGAGCCTTGCTGGTCTACAATTCGTCGAATATGGCTTTTGCATTGCCAATATCGATCAGAAGTCCATCCAGTTTTTCAATACGCTTTTGATCCAACAATGCATTCAGCGTATCTTTTTCTAGAAGCACGACAGCTTCCTTCATTCCTTTGAAAACAGCGGTTATTTTGGGTTTGGCATCGGCTGGTGAAGTAACAGCACCCCTTTCAAAGTCTTCAACGATTCGGTGAAGCTTTTTTATGTCATTTGCTGTATTAACAAACTGACGGACGTTAACACGTTGCTCAATACTTTGATTTTCTAGCTCTTGTAAAAATGTTGATAATCCATCGATTTTTTGTTCTGCTGCCTGCAAACCGGTTAAGAGGGCCTTAAATTTTGCCATAGTGAATTCGTTTTGCTGTGGCTGATCCGACGCTGGTACTGAGTTAGCTATGCTGGCAGCTGACTGCGGCACACTGTCAACTGATCGTTCTCTGATGTAGGTTCCATCAGGCTCAGCACTTTGATTCCGAGCTTTAGATGATCCAAAAAGATAGGTTTTAACGGAAGCAAGTGCTGAAACAGTGCGATTAAATACCCTTCGAACTGAGTTAGTAACACAATCCAATGCTATTTTACAGGCTTCGGCTATGGATGAAGCGACACATAATATAGAGCTCATCGTTATCCCATTCGTCTTATATAAAATTCAATTCCCTGTTTAGAGTCCAGATTGAAACGAAAGTTCATTCTTGAGTTCACAGTCTAAAGCCTCGGATAACAGGGGATTGAACTAATAACTGATTATATGGTCAGAATAAATGAAAGCAAACTATCAACTATTTATCTGGCTGCGCTGATTCGGATGTTTTTTTATTGAATCATCCCATACATATCTGTCCACTACGATCCAATCGGCATCAATTTCATTTACTGTTCGGGCTATCTTCTAACAGAACAATCTTCTAATAGAACAACGTTCCGATTTATTTTCAAAGGAGAATGGCTTTGGATCTTAACCGTACCCCGTCATCCAGCACGCAAAATTCCAGCTTGAATCAACAGCCCGATGAGCGTCCGGCACCACCTGATGATGTTGCTATTCGCAGATTCTGCCATCGATGCGCTAAGTATATTGAGCACCCTCCTTTTATGGTCACCGATTGCTGTAACAGCACCTACCACGATATGTGCTCTATGACTCTGCCTGATCGTGATCTGGCAGCTTGTCCCGGCTGCAAGACCAAGCCTTTGAAATTTTCCAGAGATACTGAGTTTGCCAGGGAGGTCAATAAATACGACTGGAGCCTTTTGGAACCCACCCCTGGTGGTGCAATCCCTGGCGAGCATGATCTCCCCGCCCCAGTTCAGATTAGTAATAGCCGGGAACTAGCTGTTATTGGGGGAACGATGGCCTCCCCCCAAGAGCAGGCCGCACTTGCTTTGCCAGGGACAATTATTGAACCAGCGGCACATACTGCAGCATTGGCAGAAGTGCGAGAGGGTCTCGCCATCGAAGGTCAACTAGTAGCGGCTCAACAGAATATGGAACAGTTAGCCACTCAGCTTGGAAATCTGCTGCAAACTCAAATGGTACTGCATCCACGGCACCCGGATACTCCTTCAGATGCCCAGCCACCCCCCCGTCCCTCCGAAAGGCTAAATGTCAGTAAAATAACCAAGGCGTTTGAGCGGATGCTGGTTGAGATTCGTTCACCAGCTGATCTGGAGGCATTGAAAGGCCAGAGAGGTTATAACTCAAGTTACGCACCTTGCTGAAAATCAGCCATTATTGGTGGCATGAAAAATGATCTCATAGAACTTTATTCTGACTACCTGTTGTCGTCGTCTGGGAAGACCACTGCAACGGGAGTGTCAGAGCTTTTGGATAATGTCTACAGTCATGACCAATTCACCCGATTGCTTTCAAACAATGAGTTTACCAGTCGTGACTTATGGCTTTACGTTAAACCCGTCGTGCGACAGGTTGAGTGCAGTGATGGGGTTTTGATCTTTGACGATACGATTCAGGAAAAGCAGTTCAGCAAAGAGAATGCCCTGAACACCTGGCATTTTGATCATACAAAAAATCGCACCGTGAAAGGTATAAATCTGCTCAATGCACACTACCATGCCGGAGATGCGTCGATTCCTGTCGCCTATAAATTGATCGAGAAAACCATCCTGTACACCGACTTGAAGACAAAAAAGGTAAGACGATATGCAGAGCAAACCAAAAATGAAATGATGCGGGAGATGCTGATGATTTGCTGCCATAACCAGCTTATGTTCCGCTATGTCCTTGCAGATAGCTGGTTTTGCTCAAACGACAATATGATGTTTATTCGACACGACTGTAATAAACATTTCCTGATGGCGATGAAGTCAAACCGCAAGGTATCCCTCAGTCTGGACGACAAATTACAAGGCCGTTCACAGCGTATAGATACTGTTGATTTTTCAGAAGATAAGCCTGTACAAGGGTGGATAGCAGGTGTCGATTTCCCTGTTCTGCTATACCGTCAGGTCTTTAAAAACAAAGACGGAAGCACAGGCATTCTCTATCTGGTTTGCAGCGATCTTGACTGTGATGCCGAGACTCTCAAGGCAATCTACGAGAAACGGTGGAAAGTCGAGGTCTTCCATAAAACGCTGAAATCGAATGCGTCAATGGCCAAGTCACCGGCGCATACTGTGAGAACACAGAGTAATCATATCTTTCTTTCAATTTACTCAGCCTTCAGGTTGGAAGTATTGTCATTGAAAGTAAATCTGAATCACTTTCAGCTCAGAGCCAAAATCTATATGGCAGGGCTGAAAGCTTCGTTGGGGCAGCTGAGAGAGCTGTTAGCTGCGTAACTTCAGGTTATAACTTTATAGAGCAGATGATCAGCCAAGGTATAGTCCCTAAATGGCAAACAATCTGTAATGCTGAAGGCCAACTGCCCGGCATACAATTAATGATCGACAATCCAGAGGGTGCCGATGTTTTCTTTTCCGCCATGCAGCAGCGTCTCGATCGACTTGAGCCGGGCAATCCGTTTTTTCTTACATTCGTCTGTTCCCGCACGAATCCGTTAACAGGCCAGCCAGAGCAGGTTTCCCCGGTTATGCGCGTGTTTCGGCACCCATCTGACGGGAGTCTTATATTGTTGTTTACCTCTGAAGTGCCGACGAACAACAGCTCCCTCGGACGGCTGGCTTTCGGGAGCTTTGAAGGTGGCACCGAGCTGACCACCTATCTAAAGTTTCTGGCATTGAGCAGCGATGCGACCCAGGGAGTTTTTGTTGAACCAACCAGAAGGGGAGGCACCCCGGCAAAAGCGCTCGAAAGTATCGATATGCGAGCCTTTATCGAGCAATATCCTCCCCGTGATTTCAGTGGCGGCGAGGCAACCTCTGACCGGAAAATTCTACTCGCTGCGGCTCAGAGTCTGGGACTGCAACGTATCCGCAAGGAAGAAGCTAAAAATGTTGAATTGCTGTAACTATTCAGCACTGAGCAAAGGCATATTACAGTAATTCCGAACAGCTCTATGAAGTGATTGATATATGTCCATTCCCTGTTTTCTGGCAGACGACAAATAGCTGCGAATCCGTGCAAACATAGAACCACCGTCTGCACTCCTGAAGCAGCCTGAGATTTTCTGCTTTAACTTGGCCATTCGAACATCCCGCTCACTGCCATTGTTATCGAAGGGAATGGTAAAATCTGACATGAAGCGCAGTGTCTCAGCCTTGAACTCAGTGAGTCGTTTGAAGAGATTGTAAGCTTTAGTATTCTTGACTTTCTTGCGCTTAAGCTCCTCTCGTTGCTTCTCCATATAGACGACTTCTTTCATTAGAGCCCGCTGAAGCAACCGGTCATAAATCTTCTCGATTCGTTCACAGACAACACTTGGCATCTGTAGCATACCTATGGTCTTAAAGCCCTTGCAGTAATGCCAGGAAAGCCTCAGTAGCTTCATCAATCGCAACGCCAGTTGATTGCTGTCCCTATCAACAACACCCAAAAGCTCCCTCAGGTGATGGGCATTGCAAAGTACGTGAGTTGCCGCATATGCAAAATAGGATTTCCAATGATCATGAACCAGAACGCCTGCAAATGTTAGCAGTATGCCCATCGTGTCCATGGCCTCACGACCTCGCTTTTCAGACAAGTAGTAGAGCGTCCATTGTTCATCCCGCATAACGTGTAGCCAGTGCAAAGAGCCCTCGGCCCGCATACCCGTTTCATCGGCTCCGGCAACAGACGATTCCCGCAAGGCGTCACGAATAACCTCTTCAGTAGAAGCCAGATTTTCATAGGTTCTG is a window encoding:
- a CDS encoding phage integrase N-terminal SAM-like domain-containing protein produces the protein MLVIGGLLQPGDSGQTPGTILIATSTLHESTFPAWWEDVFCLLFAFFSNIRPRLEKKREEFLRLSGISGNIKTHVQSNYDCLMRFWTRTRLQERFQIAIRSAGYSLSTERSYWDWTKRFIKFHKMRHPDLLTGDDVRDFLTHLVMKKHVAVSTQQQALSALVFLYKQVLGRDSLTINDWLKAKRPKKLPVVLSVTEATSVLSYLKGTPLLVAQLMYGAGLRLKEALRLRVQDVDFGRMEITVRHGKGGKDRMTLLPKVSVEALRAQIESSRLLHQKALEEGTCFVHLPHALARKYPNAGKAVLSPVDRG
- a CDS encoding TM2 domain-containing protein, with product MNDTHSKVIGYILWIFGFLGAHRFYYGKPVTGTIWLFTLGLFGIGWLIDLFLIPAMDREADLRFHSGQYDYSVAWILLTFLGVFGVHRMYLGKWISGILYLFTIGFFGLGVIYDFWTLNNQISIENCQNSSVSAS
- a CDS encoding ISNCY family transposase; translation: MRKKRNPQCSMELHYVPHEICSQLSGISQWLDAHPQFNDWIYEDLSSGDKQNTGRNGLSAESVLRAALLKQYLNCDYDYLSFVLMDSMLFRDFCRLEPNQRPSRSSLHGLISLLTASTWERINNCQLMTAKDQGIEKGRTVAIDSTVTESDIKPPCDSDLLASSVKEICRLLERGQTLTATPLYEYTHHNRAVKDAARKCIYAGKEERHQHYKKLLQLTRKSRKVLIEATVTLANARQQGQCLLADDADKWQADVDHLLPLVDAIVSQTERRVFKGEKVPAQEKVVSLYEPHTDIIVKDRRQVQYGHKLNLVQGKSRLILDLVIEEGNPADSDQFIPMMERQKEIYGRVPRQTSGDGGYACRANLEKAKAMGISDVAFNKKRGLEVEEMTKSQYVYKTLFRFRAGIEAGISWLKRCFGLSRCHCKGSERFDSHCWLSVVCYNLVILARHPAPS
- a CDS encoding IS66 family transposase → MIPELPATMSAEILLKENAELRMRVACLEERCRELEEKVGKNSQNSSKPPSSDGYQKPCKNSNSPDHSDDLSADKGTDPSDEKPNPKSLRQSSGNKAGGKKGHQGTCLKQVDIPDYIEYLPVKECNKCQASLLDSEPVKYIERQVFEPGRPGEFEVTAHRAEVKICTCGCRNQAEFPEGVTAAAQYGSATQAMAVYLNQYHFLPFKRVSEYFNTLYKMSVSAGTVANFVARTYENLASTEEVIRDALRESSVAGADETGMRAEGSLHWLHVMRDEQWTLYYLSEKRGREAMDTMGILLTFAGVLVHDHWKSYFAYAATHVLCNAHHLRELLGVVDRDSNQLALRLMKLLRLSWHYCKGFKTIGMLQMPSVVCERIEKIYDRLLQRALMKEVVYMEKQREELKRKKVKNTKAYNLFKRLTEFKAETLRFMSDFTIPFDNNGSERDVRMAKLKQKISGCFRSADGGSMFARIRSYLSSARKQGMDIYQSLHRAVRNYCNMPLLSAE
- a CDS encoding transposase, producing MKNDLIELYSDYLLSSSGKTTATGVSELLDNVYSHDQFTRLLSNNEFTSRDLWLYVKPVVRQVECSDGVLIFDDTIQEKQFSKENALNTWHFDHTKNRTVKGINLLNAHYHAGDASIPVAYKLIEKTILYTDLKTKKVRRYAEQTKNEMMREMLMICCHNQLMFRYVLADSWFCSNDNMMFIRHDCNKHFLMAMKSNRKVSLSLDDKLQGRSQRIDTVDFSEDKPVQGWIAGVDFPVLLYRQVFKNKDGSTGILYLVCSDLDCDAETLKAIYEKRWKVEVFHKTLKSNASMAKSPAHTVRTQSNHIFLSIYSAFRLEVLSLKVNLNHFQLRAKIYMAGLKASLGQLRELLAA